In Necator americanus strain Aroian chromosome IV, whole genome shotgun sequence, the following proteins share a genomic window:
- a CDS encoding hypothetical protein (NECATOR_CHRIV.G16865.T1) — MAASSSTRYTRLRTNEEDEPSGSAFEEIIMKQEQIIRDQDEDLVLVGKSVNTLKHMSYKIGDELDQQAVMLDDLGQEMDTVDAKLDSVMKKIAKLTHMDDDKRQCKMIMILSVVIFFLLIVLILF, encoded by the exons ATGGCGGCAAGTTCATCGACACGATATACACGCTTGCGGAcaaatgaagaagatgaacCCAGCGGCAGTGCTTTTGAAGAGATTATTATGAAACAAGAG CAAATTATACGAGATCAAGATGAGGACCTCGTACTTGTAGGAAAGTCGGTAAATACACTAAAGCATATGAGTTACAAAATCGGTGATGAACTCGATCAACAGGCAGT CATGCTGGATGACTTAGGCCAAGAAATGGACACAGTTGACGCCAAACTTGATAGTGTAATGAAGAAAATCGCCAAGTTAACACATATGGATGACG ATAAACGACAATGCAAGATGATAATGATACTCAGCGTTgtgatattttttctgttaattgttttaattcttttttaa
- a CDS encoding hypothetical protein (NECATOR_CHRIV.G16866.T1): MSVFVVCATIAWTIGASALNVKYVRDWRDTYNIIPRTFTWKENDDGSITYNLLVITDMDQYGRTAPDNWRAVTRKGTLTLKEKEVEIKWIEGSDQNITSGLNYKGRAMELSDLSEFNGHLLSPDDKTGMLYEIKDGKAIPWVFLNSGPGNTTQGMKAEWLTVKKDLLYVGGHGTVRSKNWKKVYSRMRNKAGYRKPGYLTHEAVQWSPIRRKWYFLPRKASTTIYNETEDEMKGAHILIEANPKLTEFNVIYVKNPKGDRKDHPERGFSAFDFIPYTYDELIVAIKSKEVTGSPPESYITVFNVNGRVLLPDQKLDGNLKFEGIYFV; the protein is encoded by the exons ATGAGCGTTTTCGTCGTTTGTGCTACG ATAGCCTGGACTATTGGGGCCTCTGCGCTAAATG TTAAATACGTTCGAGACTGGCGCGATACTTATAAT ATCATCCCCAGAACTTTTACATGGAAAGAAAACGACGACGGTTCAATAACATACAACTTGCTCGTAATCACTGACATGGATCAATACGGTAGAACGGCACCTGATAATTGGCGCGCTGTCACTAGAAAAGGAACTCttactttgaaagaaaaagaggtagAAATCAAATGGATAGAGGGATCTGACCAAAACATCACTTC GGGACTGAACTACAAAGGAAGGGCGATGGAGTTGTCGGATCTCTCAGAATTTAACGGACACCTCCTCTCACCTGATGATAAGACCGGAATGTTATACGAGATAAAAGACGGGAAG GCAATTCCATGGGTATTTCTCAATTCTGGACCAGGAAACACAACCCAAGGAATGAAAGCAGAATGGTTAACTGTCAAGAAAGATTTGCTCTATGTAGGAGGTCACGGTACT GTAAGAAGCAAAAACTGGAAGAAAGTTTACTCGAGGATGCGCAACAAAGCTGGCTACCGTAAACCCGGTTACTTGACGCATGAGGCAGTGCAATGGTCACCAATTCGCCGAAAGTGGTACTTCCTACCTAGAAAAGCCTCAACAACAATTTACAATGAGACGGAAGACGAAATGAA GGGTGCTCACATACTAATCGAAGCTAATCCCAAACTAACCGAGTTCAATGTGATTTACGTTAAAAATCCTAAAGGTGATCGCAAGGATCATCCAGAGAGAGGCTTCTCTGCCTTCGACTTCATTCCGTATACTTACGATGAACTGATTGTTGCAATTAAATCAAAGGAGGTGACGGGTAGCCCTCCTGAGAGCTACATTACCGTGTTCAACGTAAACGGCAGAGTATTACTTCCTGATCAGAAACTCGATGGAAATCTTAAGTTCGAAGGAATATACTTTGTgtga
- a CDS encoding hypothetical protein (NECATOR_CHRIV.G16866.T3) encodes MDEEGREAKDKYNWRAVTRNGTLTISRDKKTVTVNWLESSDKNITSGLNYKGRAMELSDLSEYNGHLLSPDDKTGMLYEIEDGKAIPWVFLNSGPGNTTKGMKAEWLTVKDGLLYVGGHGTEYRNETGAVVSEDSMWIKTITKTGEVKSENWKDIYTNMRNKAGYSEPGYLTHEAAQWSETRQKWYFLPRKASTTVYNKTEDETKGAHILIEADPELTEFKVIYVKNPKGSRKDHPERGFSAFDFIPNTDDKLIVAIKSKEVTGSPPESYITVFNVDGQIAWTIGASALNVKYVRDWRDTYNIIPRTFTWKENDDGSITYNLLVITDMDQYGRTAPDNWRAVTRKGTLTLKEKEVEIKWIEGSDQNITSGLNYKGRAMELSDLSEFNGHLLSPDDKTGMLYEIKDGKAIPWVFLNSGPGNTTQGMKAEWLTVKKDLLYVGGHGTVRSKNWKKVYSRMRNKAGYRKPGYLTHEAVQWSPIRRKWYFLPRKASTTIYNETEDEMKGAHILIEANPKLTEFNVIYVKNPKGDRKDHPERGFSAFDFIPYTYDELIVAIKSKEVTGSPPESYITVFNVNGRVLLPDQKLDGNLKFEGIYFV; translated from the exons ATggatgaagaaggaagagaggCAAAGGATAAATATAACTGGCGCGCTGTAACTAGGAATGGAACACTTACTATAAGTAGAGACAAAAAAACGGTGACCGTGAACTGGTTGGAGAGTTCTGATAAGAATATCACTTC GGGACTGAATTACAAAGGAAGAGCAATGGAGTTGTCGGATCTCTCAGAATACAACGGACACCTCCTCTCACCTGACGATAAGACCGGAATGTTGTACGAAATTGAAGATGGGAAG GCAATTCCATGGGTGTTCCTTAACTCTGGACCAGGAAACACAACTAAAGGAATGAAAGCAGAGTGGTTAACTGTAAAGGATGGTTTGCTGTATGTAGGAGGTCACGGTACT GAATACAGAAACGAGACCGGAGCCGTAGTGAGCGAAGATTCAATGTGGATTAAGACCATCACAAAAACCGGAGAG GTAAAAAGCGAGAACTGGAAGGATATTTATACGAACATGCGCAACAAAGCTGGGTACTCTGAGCCAGGTTACTTGACGCATGAGGCAGCGCAATGGTCAGAGACTCGACAAAAGTGGTATTTCCTACCTAGAAAAGCCTCAACAACAGTTTACAATAAGACGGAAGACGAGACGAA GGGTGCCCACATTTTAATCGAAGCTGATCCCGAACTAACCGAGTTCAAGGTGATTTACGTTAAAAATCCCAAAGGTAGTCGCAAGGATCATCCAGAAAGAGGCTTCTCTGCCTTCGACTTCATTCCAAATACTGATGATAAACTGATTGTTGCAATTAAATCAAAGGAAGTGACGGGTAGTCCTCCTGAGAGCTACATTACCGTGTTCAACGTCGATGGTCAG ATAGCCTGGACTATTGGGGCCTCTGCGCTAAATG TTAAATACGTTCGAGACTGGCGCGATACTTATAAT ATCATCCCCAGAACTTTTACATGGAAAGAAAACGACGACGGTTCAATAACATACAACTTGCTCGTAATCACTGACATGGATCAATACGGTAGAACGGCACCTGATAATTGGCGCGCTGTCACTAGAAAAGGAACTCttactttgaaagaaaaagaggtagAAATCAAATGGATAGAGGGATCTGACCAAAACATCACTTC GGGACTGAACTACAAAGGAAGGGCGATGGAGTTGTCGGATCTCTCAGAATTTAACGGACACCTCCTCTCACCTGATGATAAGACCGGAATGTTATACGAGATAAAAGACGGGAAG GCAATTCCATGGGTATTTCTCAATTCTGGACCAGGAAACACAACCCAAGGAATGAAAGCAGAATGGTTAACTGTCAAGAAAGATTTGCTCTATGTAGGAGGTCACGGTACT GTAAGAAGCAAAAACTGGAAGAAAGTTTACTCGAGGATGCGCAACAAAGCTGGCTACCGTAAACCCGGTTACTTGACGCATGAGGCAGTGCAATGGTCACCAATTCGCCGAAAGTGGTACTTCCTACCTAGAAAAGCCTCAACAACAATTTACAATGAGACGGAAGACGAAATGAA GGGTGCTCACATACTAATCGAAGCTAATCCCAAACTAACCGAGTTCAATGTGATTTACGTTAAAAATCCTAAAGGTGATCGCAAGGATCATCCAGAGAGAGGCTTCTCTGCCTTCGACTTCATTCCGTATACTTACGATGAACTGATTGTTGCAATTAAATCAAAGGAGGTGACGGGTAGCCCTCCTGAGAGCTACATTACCGTGTTCAACGTAAACGGCAGAGTATTACTTCCTGATCAGAAACTCGATGGAAATCTTAAGTTCGAAGGAATATACTTTGTgtga
- a CDS encoding hypothetical protein (NECATOR_CHRIV.G16866.T2), translating to MKVLAWYITIFLICGCSARNVAQNRSRSGKNKVIPRSITKTEHSNGSITYNLLAVTDMDEEGREAKDKYNWRAVTRNGTLTISRDKKTVTVNWLESSDKNITSGLNYKGRAMELSDLSEYNGHLLSPDDKTGMLYEIEDGKAIPWVFLNSGPGNTTKGMKAEWLTVKDGLLYVGGHGTEYRNETGAVVSEDSMWIKTITKTGEVKSENWKDIYTNMRNKAGYSEPGYLTHEAAQWSETRQKWYFLPRKASTTVYNKTEDETKGAHILIEADPELTEFKVIYVKNPKGSRKDHPERGFSAFDFIPNTDDKLIVAIKSKEVTGSPPESYITVFNVDGQVLLPDQILDRNLKFEGIYFV from the exons ATGAAGGTCCTAGCCTGGTATATCACA ATCTTCTTGATCTGCGGATGCTCTGCGCGAAACG TGGCACAAAATCGTAGCAGATCTGGTAAAAACAAG GTCATTCCTAGATCTATCACAAAGACAGAACACAGCAATGGTTCAATTACTTACAACCTGCTCGCAGTCACTGACATggatgaagaaggaagagaggCAAAGGATAAATATAACTGGCGCGCTGTAACTAGGAATGGAACACTTACTATAAGTAGAGACAAAAAAACGGTGACCGTGAACTGGTTGGAGAGTTCTGATAAGAATATCACTTC GGGACTGAATTACAAAGGAAGAGCAATGGAGTTGTCGGATCTCTCAGAATACAACGGACACCTCCTCTCACCTGACGATAAGACCGGAATGTTGTACGAAATTGAAGATGGGAAG GCAATTCCATGGGTGTTCCTTAACTCTGGACCAGGAAACACAACTAAAGGAATGAAAGCAGAGTGGTTAACTGTAAAGGATGGTTTGCTGTATGTAGGAGGTCACGGTACT GAATACAGAAACGAGACCGGAGCCGTAGTGAGCGAAGATTCAATGTGGATTAAGACCATCACAAAAACCGGAGAG GTAAAAAGCGAGAACTGGAAGGATATTTATACGAACATGCGCAACAAAGCTGGGTACTCTGAGCCAGGTTACTTGACGCATGAGGCAGCGCAATGGTCAGAGACTCGACAAAAGTGGTATTTCCTACCTAGAAAAGCCTCAACAACAGTTTACAATAAGACGGAAGACGAGACGAA GGGTGCCCACATTTTAATCGAAGCTGATCCCGAACTAACCGAGTTCAAGGTGATTTACGTTAAAAATCCCAAAGGTAGTCGCAAGGATCATCCAGAAAGAGGCTTCTCTGCCTTCGACTTCATTCCAAATACTGATGATAAACTGATTGTTGCAATTAAATCAAAGGAAGTGACGGGTAGTCCTCCTGAGAGCTACATTACCGTGTTCAACGTCGATGGTCAGGTGTTGCTCCCTGATCAGATACTTGATAGAAATCTTAAGTTCGAAGGAATATACTTTGTGTGA
- a CDS encoding hypothetical protein (NECATOR_CHRIV.G16867.T1): MLLTSHRALERCLLKFNRQHLAGLRYSDLKASPHESEMVQTSHGELLYGVVDYGEEGGAYKSIEDVVKKTRNTRPRAHHFNTTVLPALTYASETWAFRKQEENAVSIIERAIERVMLRVPRFTKVRNGIRSSPLRQRSKIRDAAAFAKESKIRWAGHVMRFNDNRWTKAVSDWVPRDIKRTTGRPPTRWSDFFTKSFKEKYDALCVPRERRNHWTILVRDRDWENYWRPLDQFEDQRESR; the protein is encoded by the exons ATGCTACTTACTagccacagagcccttgagagatgtcttctaaAGTTTAACCGACAACACCTGGCCGGTCTTCGCTACTCcgacttaaaagcatcacctcacgaatctgagatggtgcagactTCACATGGAGAgcttctatacggggtcgtagattatggagaggagg gaggagcgtacaagagcatcgaggatgtagtgaagaagaccaggaacacccggcccCGTGCTCACcacttcaacaccaccgtacttcctgctttgacctatgcttcggaaacctgggcatttcgcaagcaggaagaaaacgcggtgagcatcattgaacgcgcaattgagagagtgatgctaagaGTACCGCGTTTCACGAAGGTGAGgaacgggattcgaagttctcccctacgtcaacgatcgaagattagagacgccgccgcgtttgccaaagaaagtaaaattaggtgggccggacacgtgatgcgctttaatgacaaccgttggaccaaagccgtaagcgactgggttccccgcgacattaagcgcactacaggaagaccgccgactcgatggtcagatttcttcacgaagtcgttcaaagaaaaatatgatgctctttgtgtcccacgcgaaaggaggaaccactggactATTCTGGTACGCGATCGCGATTGGGAGAactactggcgcccgctcgaccagttcgaagatcaacgggagtcaaggtga
- a CDS encoding hypothetical protein (NECATOR_CHRIV.G16868.T1), protein MKVLAWYITIFLISGCSALSVALFRSKRDTYNTIPRSINKTVHSDGSITYNFLAITDMDENGRTSPDDYNWRAVTRRGTLTISKDKRKATVEWINKSDQNITSGLNYKGRAMELSDLSEFNGHLLSPDDKTGMLYEIQDGKAIPWVFLNSGPGNTTKGMKAEWLTIKGDRLYVGGHGCEYRDKNGKVKSEDAMWIKIVTKTGEVTSENWKHIYSRMRNKAGYPKPGYLTHEAVQWSEIQRKWYFLPRKASTTKYNEKEDEMKGANMIIESDADLKSFKFVLLGRSAEQHPGIGFSAFDFVPDTNDELIVAIKSKEVTGSDPESYITVLSVKGRTIMRDQKLEGNLKFEGIYFV, encoded by the exons ATGAAGGTCCTCGCCTGGTATATCACG ATCTTCTTGATTTCCGGATGCTCTGCACTCAGCG TGGCACTTTTCCGTAGCAAACGTGATACATACAAT acCATCCCTAGATCTATCAATAAGACAGTTCATAGTGATGGTTCAATCACCTACAACTTTCTCGCGATCACTGATATGGATGAAAACGGTAGAACGTCACCTGATGATTATAACTGGCGCGCTGTAACGCGGAGGGGAACACTTACTATAAGTAAAGACAAAAGAAAGGCGACTGTGGAATGGATAAACAAATCTGATCAAAATATTACTTC GGGACTGAACTACAAAGGAAGAGCAATGGAGTTGTCGGATCTCTCAGAATTCAACGGACACCTCCTCTCACCTGATGATAAGACCGGAATGTTGTACGAAATTCAAGATGGGAAG GCAATTCCATGGGTGTTCCTTAACTCCGGACCAGGAAACACAACAAAAGGAATGAAAGCAGAGTGGTTAACCATCAAGGGAGATCGGCTGTATGTAGGAGGTCACGGTTGT GAATACAGAGACAAGAATGGGAAAGTAAAGAGCGAAGATGCAATGTGGATCAAGATCGTCACAAAAACCGGAGAG GTAACAAGCGAGAACTGGAAGCATATTTATTCAAGAATGCGCAATAAAGCTGGCTACCCTAAACCCGGTTACTTGACGCATGAGGCAGTGCAATGGTCAGAAATTCAACGAAAGTGGTACTTCTTACCTAGAAAAGCCTCAACAACGAAATACAATGAGAAGGAAGATGAAATGAA GGGTGCGAACATGATCATTGAATCCGACGCTGATCTGAAATCGTTCAAATTCGTGTTGTTGGGAAGAAGTGCAGAGCAGCATCCTGGAATAGGCTTTTCTGCTTTCGACTTCGTACCTGATACGAATGATGAATTGATCGTTGCCATTAAGTCGAAAGAAGTAACTGGCAGTGATCCTGAGAGCTACATCACTGTGCTCTCGGTCAAAGGGAGGACTATAATGCGTGATCAAAAGCTCGAAGGCAACCTGAAGTTCGAAGGAATTTACTTTGtctga